The DNA region ACGACCTGAGCCTGCTGGCCGTCGCCCACGGCGTGCGGCGGCCGCGCGCCGACGACACACTGGACGGGGTGCTGCAGGCGCCCGATCGCGCCGCGCTGCTCGACTGGCTGCGCCGGCAGCCGCTGGCCGTGCATGCGCATGGCCTGCTGATGGTGCATGCCGGCGTGCTGCCGCAATGGGACCTGGCACAGGTGCTGGCCCTGGCCGGCGAGGTGGAAGCGGTGCTGCGCGGCCCCGGCCTGGGCGCCTTCCTGGCGCAGATGTACGGCAACCAGCCGGCGCAGTGGAGCGACACGCTGGCCGGCGCCGATCGCCTGCGGGTGGTGGTCAACGCGCTCACCCGCCTGCGCTTCTGCACCGTCGAGGGCGAACTGCTGCTGCAGGCGGGCGGCGGGCCCGAGCAGGCGCCGGCCGGCGGCATGCCCTGGTTCGACGTTCCGGGCCGGCGCACCGCGGGCACGCCGATGGCCTTCGGGCACTGGTCCCAGCTGGGCCTGCTGCTGCGCGACGACGCGATCGGGCTGGACACCGGCTGCGTGTGGGGCGGCTGCCTGAGCGCGCTGCGCTACGACGCGGCGAGCGGCGCGCGCGAGGTGATCCAGGTGGGCTGCCCGCAGGCGCAGCGCCCGGGCGACTGACTCACTCGGGCTGCTTGAACAGCGCCGCGACCTTGCGCTTGGTCTTGATGTTGGCCGAGACCCGGCTGGTGACCGGCTTCATGCCGCTTTCCCAGGCCGGCTTCACGTCGCCCTGCGGCGCCTGGTAAGGCTGCTCGAAGAACGGATCGGCCGGCGTGCGCACCGGCCGCTCGAAGCGCTCGAACCGCTCGGTGCGTTCGGGCCGCGCGGGGCGCAGGCGTTCGCGCTGGGCGTCCATGGTGTCGCGCTCGTCGCCCAGTTCGCCGCGCTCGCGCCAGGTGCGGCGGCCGTCGTTGATGCGGCCGCGCGGGCGGTCGTCGTCCCACTCCAGCGCCTCGAGCTCCACCTTCTTCTTCAGCAGCTTCTCGAGGTCGGCGAC from Ramlibacter pinisoli includes:
- a CDS encoding symmetrical bis(5'-nucleosyl)-tetraphosphatase, coding for MGLYLIGDVQGCDEPLGRLLDAVAFSPSRDHLVVLGDLVNRGPDSRGVLRRLAALDGAATCLLGNHDLSLLAVAHGVRRPRADDTLDGVLQAPDRAALLDWLRRQPLAVHAHGLLMVHAGVLPQWDLAQVLALAGEVEAVLRGPGLGAFLAQMYGNQPAQWSDTLAGADRLRVVVNALTRLRFCTVEGELLLQAGGGPEQAPAGGMPWFDVPGRRTAGTPMAFGHWSQLGLLLRDDAIGLDTGCVWGGCLSALRYDAASGAREVIQVGCPQAQRPGD